Genomic DNA from Candidatus Melainabacteria bacterium:
GGTGAATATTTTGAACTAGTAGATTCCACGCATATTTACACTGACGAGGCGCGCCATGGCATGATGCTAAGAAATTATTCGGATCAAGAATTAAAAGAACTTCTAGCTAACTTTGATATCTTATCTTTTGATAAGAATAATTATGGAAGTAGATTAGTCTGGGCGAGGAAGAAATAGATCTTTAAAACACTGCCGTACACCACTCTTTGTACAAATGATTTCGTCCTCTGACTACATTAAAATAAATATCTTGTAATTTTTTACTAATGGGTCCAGGTTTTCCATCTCCAATTGGTCTATGATCAATCATTGTTATTGGGCTGACTTGAGCTCCAGTTCCACAAAAAAATGCTTCATCTGAAATATACAACTCTGTCCTGTCAATTTTTCTTATTTCTGTTTCCAAATCAAGTTCATTTTTTGCAAGCTCGATAATGGTAGTTCTAGTAATGCCTTCTAAGATATTGTCTGAAACTAAAGTAGTAATTAACTTTCCATCTCTGACTATAAAAACATTCATTGCACTTCCTTCAGAGACATGTCCGTCTTGAGATAAGACAATTGCATCATCAAAGCCAGATAAAATTGCATCAGTTTTTGCAAGAGCAGTGTTTACATAACTACCTTGAATTTTTCCTCTTGCAGGTATTGCATTGTCTTCTACTCTTGTCCAGCTGCTAACACAAACATGAAGCCCTTTTGAAATATCTACATAGTCTCCCATTGGCATTGTACAAATTGAAAGTCCTGTAGGATTTAATCCGCCTTTATTTAACAAAGAAGGCCCAACTATAATTCCTGACTTGTATACATTAGGACGAATGTACATGTCACAACTTGGATTATTTTTTTGCATTAACTCTAAAGTAATTTTACAAAGCTCATCAGGAGTTTTATCTAATTCCAGATTTAAAAGATTACAGTTACTAGCTAATCTTTGATAATGTTCTTTCATCCTGAAAATATACATTCGTTTTTCTTCATTGTTCCAATAACCACGAATACCTTCAAAGATCCCAGTACCGTACTGAAAAGCATGGGTCATTATATTTATATTTGCTTCTCTAAGTGGAACAAATTTCCCGTTAAAGTAAGCAATTGAATTTAAATCTATCCCCTCTTTATTTGCCATTGTTTTCTCCAAAGTTTGTTTTGTCATAATTAGACATTATATCAATTATTTTTCTTTCAATGGTACTCTTAGAATTTCTTCATTATCAAGTGGATCAACTAATGCTAATGAATAATTTCCAACTTTATCCATAATTAAAAATGCAAGAGAAATAGTTGCCTCGTTAAATGGTTTTATTGTTTTAAGTGCTTCTTGTCCTGATAGAAATAAATCTGGATGCAATGGCTCAACTTCAGAATTGTTTACTAAAACAATGTCAGATAAACTAATTGGGTTTTGTGAATTATTTTTTAGTTCAAAATTTAAAATAATGTAATCTCCATATTTTTTACTGTGCATCTTATTTATATTTTTTATTGTTATATTAATTTCATCTTTATTTGTTTTTGGAAAAAATCTAAATCCTTTGTAGCTCTCTGCTTCTCTGTTTCTTTGTTTCTCTGCTTCTTGTACCGGAAGCTCTCCTAAAATATATAAATTACTTTTTAAGACAACTTTTGTATTAATTCCAGTCAAGAGTGTTGGGATTTTACCTTTCCTTCGCATTGAGCCTACAATTCCTGCACTTGCTCCGATTCCACCACCAGCAAGGACACTAATTCCATGCGTAGCAAATGCAAGCGGTAAACCACCATATTGAAGTCCTGCAATTAAACCATGGAAAGTTCCATAGGTAGTTAATGCAGCATCATAAGTTAAAGTATCTGCAAGTTTTTTTGTAATGGGTAAAGTGTTTGTACTTACAGAAGCAAAAATTGGAATTCTTATATTACCTGGAGTAATAATTTCATTAAATTCAATTTCAAATGCGCCGTCTTGTCCAAAGTATCTTGGACTTTTTATTTCAGTTATAATTCCATCAAGTCTGCTTCCTTTTGGTATGTAAAAATCTTTCCCAATTAAAATATCATCCTTTAAAATCGCACTTATTTTATCTCCTTGTTGACTAAAGTAAAAATTTATTGGTGTGTTTAAACTAATATCAATGATTTGTCCTTTGTCAATGACTGTTGAAATCCCACCCTTTAGTAAGGTCTTGGAGGTTGCTTCAAGTCCACAGTAACTACTTACAAGAAGAAAAGAAAGAACTAGTAGAAAATTTACAAACCTAAGTAATATCATATGCATCAAATCTCAATCCCAATTTTTTAATTTTCCAATTAGCTAAGAATTACCAGAGAATTCCTTAATTTTCAATTCTCAAACCTTAGTTGTCAATTACAAATATGTAATGCTACTAGTTAATCATGCCAAACATTTTGTAAAAAATACATGTTTTCAGGTATGCTACATCAGAACAACTTGGTTTAATTAACATCTTAGGGATAGGTAATTTAATAAGAAGGAGCAAAAAAGGATGTTAAAAAAATCAAAACTAGTTGCACTTACGTTAGTGATATCAATGCTACTACCACTAGCAGCATTGGCTGATGAAGCAAGTTCAGGTTGTAAGAAACCGAATCTGCTAACTGAGTGGACAATTGGATTGCCGTTTAAATTAGTTGGTGCAACTTTAAGTAGTGCAACAGGATTACTTGTTGGAACAACAACAGGAATAGTTAGAGGTGCAATTAAAGGTACTAAAGCAGTTGCAGGTGCTCTTGGTGATGAAGATGGAGCAGTTGAAACATTAGCTGGTTTAGCAGTAGGTGCAGCACCCGGTGCAGCAGTGCATGGACTTCTTGGTGGAACTCTTTGGACAGCAAAAGGATTTCAATCTGGATTTGAAAAACCTTTTTCATGCCAATCATTACATTCTGCATTTGAAGGCATACCTGATTCTGTTGAGTGGACTGCTGAAGGTGCTTCAAAAGCATTTTCAAGCTGAAAATTAAAGTTCGATTTGTTTAAACATTAAATGGTAGAATACGAAAGCCAGTACTAGCTTAAGCTGCTGGCTTTTAAATTTTTATTATGAGCCGATATGTTTTAGTTTTAACTTTTATCTTTGGTTTAGTACTCGGAAGTTATATAGCTCTTTCTTCAGTAAATAAGTTTTTAGGTCTTCCAAATGTTAGTAACATAACTGAATATGAACCGATAAGCTCAATTGAACTGTATGACTATAGAAATAAATTTGTTGGCTTTTTACAAGGCACTGAAGACAGGCAAGTTGTTCCTTTAAGTGAGATTTCTCCTTATTTAAAACGAGCTGTTCTAGCTATTGAAGATAAAAGTTTTTATGAACATGGAGGTGTAGATCTTGTAGCAATAGTTAGGGCATTTTTTGCAAACCTTCAAGCTGGAAAAATAGTTGAAGGTGGCAGCACAATTACTCAGCAGCTTGTTAAAAATCTTTTAATCCCTGAAAAAGAAAGAGGCAGAACTTTCACAAGAAAAATAAAAGAGATTTTACTTGCACTTGAACTAGAAAGAAAAGTCAATAAAGATAAAATACTAGAACTTTATTTAAATCAGGTTTATTGGGGAAATCGTGCTTATGGAATACAAAGAGCTGCACAAAGATACTTTAATAAAAGCTCAACAAATCTAACACTAGGTGAATCAGCATATCTTGCAGGACTTCTTCAAGCACCAAGTCAGTTATCATCCGATCTTAAATTAGCAAAAGAAAGAAAAAATCTTGTTCTTTTAAAAATGTTAGAGTTTGGCTATATAAATAAAAAGCAATATAACTTGGCTCTGAAAGAAAAACTTAATTTTAGTTCTTCACCAGGACAATTTGAACTTTATCCATATTATTTTTCATATGTCCTGGAAGAATTAAAAAAAAGATTTAACATAGAGGAGTTAAGAGAAAAAGGATATAAAGTTTACACAGGTTTAGATCCAGAAGCACAAACTAAAGCAGAAAAAATTTTAAATGAAGAAATTAAAAATGCCCCATATGGAGTAAATCAATATGCACTTGCTGCAATAGATGTAAAAAGTGGACAGGTAAGAGCTCTTGTTGGAGGAGTTGGAGATTTCTGGAAAAACCAATGGAACAGAGCAACAAACCCTCATACAATTGGTTCAGCATTTAAACCATTTACTTATTTAACTGCATTTGAACTTGGTTTAGTAGATCTAGATACTAAAATTAAAGATTCAAAGATTGAAATAGAAGATGGAGTAGATATGATCTGGGCCCCAAAAAACTTTGATGAAAAATACTGGGGCACTATAACGGTAAGAGAAGCAATAACTTTTTCTAGAAACCTTCCAGCAGTTAAAGTTGCAAAACAAATTGGAATTGAAAGAATTATTGAAACAGCTAAAGCATGTGGAATTGAATCAACTTTAGAACCACACTTATCATTATCACTTGGCAGTGATGCAATTACACCTTTAGAAGCTGCCAGTAGTTATGCTACTTTTGCAAGAGGTGGAGTTTATATAAAACCAATCTTAATTAGAAGCATAGAAGATCCTAAGAAAAGAATTATTGAAAAAAATGTGCCAGTGCCTCAAAGAGCAGTATCAGCTGACGCAACAGCAATATTAGTTAGCGTTTTAGAAGATGTAGTAAAAAGAGGGACAGGTACTTTAGCTCGTCTTAGTGACAGGCCTGTTGCTGGTAAAACAGGCACATCAGACAAGTCAAGAGATGTTTGGTTTATTGGCTTTACACCTGATCTTTCAGTAGCAATATGGGGCGGCAATGATTTAAATAAAGAAATTCATGGCAAAGGAGTAACAGGAGGAGCAATTGTTGCAAGAGTATGGAAAAGATTTTGTGAGGGATATTATGCAGATAAAGATATTTCACCAGGAAAGTTTCCTCATGAACCTAGAATGAAAGAATTACTTGTTGATCCACTAACAGGACTTTTAGCTACTCCATATACATTTCATCCAATTAAAAAACGCTTTTTCCCTGGAACTGAACCAAACGAATATGCTCCTGTTCCACTTGGTGCAAAAAGGTTTAGGCCTTTTGCTAGACTTTTTTATAATCAAATTTTTAATAATAAAAATAAATTTGTCGAAGATAAGGAAACAATTCTAAATAATGGAGACGAAGAAAACGAAGAAAACGAAGAAAAAGGAGAAATAATTGATGAGACTAAACAAGAAGTTGAACCACCTGTTCCACAAGAAGAAATAAAAGATAATGAAGAAGAAGAAAAAGGGCCATAAATGTTACATGAATTTGAAAAAGAATTAGTTTATGGCAGAAAGCCTGTTCTAGAAATGCTCCAGCAAAGCGCCTCTACACAAATAAATAAAATTTGGCTAAGCAATGGTTTTCAGGATAAAAAATTTAAACAATTAATTATTTCTTTTGCAAAAGATAAAAAAATTCCTATTAATTTTGTTCCAGAATCTAGATTAAACAATTTAACAATTAACCAAAATCATCAAGGGATTGTTCTAAGCATTTCTCCAATTAATTATTTGTCTGTAGAGACGCTCCACCGGAGCGTCTCTACACCAAAAATAATTTTAATTGCTCATGAAATTGAAGATCCTCATAATTTAGGTGCAATGATTAGAACTTTTGTAGCTGGTGGTGGGAAAGGAATAATACTTACAGGCAGAAAAAGTGTTGGTATAAGTTCGACAGTTATTAAGACAAGTGCAGGTGTTTTGTTTCAAGCAAATTTTGCAAGGGCTACAAATTGTATAAATGTTATTAAAGAGCTAAAAGAAAAAGGATTTTGGATAGTAGGAACAGATGTTACAAAAAATGCTGAATCAATTTATAAAGTAGACCTGCCAGATCAAATCGCCATCTTAGTTGGCAATGAGCATGAAGGCTTAAGTAATTTAATAAAAAAGAACTGTGATTTTCTTATAAGAGTCCCTACAAGTAATAAAGTTGATTCATTAAATGTGTCTGTAGCTTTTGGAATATTACTTTTTGAGTTTCTAAGGCAGAAAAACCTTTTAACAGTAATCAATCCTATATCCTAGCTCTTTCATCATTGGTTCAATTACTGGATAAGTATTTTTTATAAGATCTATATTTTTTTTCCATTTATCTTTATCTGGCTTTGAGTTTGCATTTACTATTGGAGGAGTCTTGGACAGATCTCTTAGTCTTTTTGTAAATGGAATATCAATAAAGTCACAAACTTTTTTAACTATCTCATAAGTGTTACAAGAAAGTTCTTCATAAGAAATAAAATATTTTCTTTGATTTTCAATGGCTTGTAAACCCTCAAGGGCAGCTTTGTTTGAGCTTATCCATTGAAATGCACAAACTTCTTCTAAAGGTTTGTTTGTATAATTTTTCCAGCCTGGAGGTAGAACAAACTTCCAGACAGTGTCATTGTAACCTTTTATGTTTAATGATACTTGAAGATTTTCTGTCCTTAGATACTTGTTTGGGATTTTCCATCCTTCAATTAAAGAACTTATGTTTGACCTGCCATCACGTTTAAGAAAAATGAATAAGCAATCTTTAAATAACTTATTTACAAATGGTATCCGATAACAATTCTTAGGTGTCTTTTCAACTAGTCTGTATTTTCTTAGAAGAAGATTTTTGTATAAAAGATTTGAAGGAATTATAAGCTTGCTTAATCCTCTAAAGAAATTATTTTTTAGTATAAATTCCCTGTTAAAATATCCAAGATAATAATTATTTAAAGATTTTTTATGAAACTCATTTAAAATAAAATTCTTGGACTTGTTATTTAAGTCGTTTTCACTTAAGATATCATCTTGCAATTCTTTCTTTGTAAGTTGAAAATATAAATCCCAAATCTCATTACTTTCTCTATATAAAGACCATAATTCACTACTAGTACTTAATATCCTAAAAAGTAAGCTAGTACCAGATCTTGGGCATCCAACTATTATTACTGGCTTTCTAATCTCTAGCATTTTACCTATTTTACGCTACTTTTTAGCACTCAGTATAAATTTACTGTCAAAAGATTATTAAGCCTTGCTTTTTATTATTGATATGGAAAATGACTTACAGCTAGATCAAAATGAATTAAAAATTGATTCATTTGAAATTTTAAGTAGGTTTATAGATTTATGTAAAAACCATTCTAGAAATAGTCCCTTTAAAATATCACTTTCATGCTCAGCTGATATTACAGCTGCTGTATATTACTATCGTAAATACCCAAAGGTTGATAATTTTATTTCTGAATGCTTGAACGGTAACTGTGACTATCTACAGTTAAAGTGGCTAAGATCGACATGGAATGCATTTAGCAAGATGAATGATTTTGAATTGTCTGAACTTGTTATAAATCAAATTACTTTGGTTGCTAATTTAGAAGAAGAACAATAATATAGGAAGCGTGAAAAAGGAACCTCTCTCCAAAAAGCTTACTTTTGGTATCTTTTATTTGCTTTCAAGTTCTTTTGCTACACTTGGTTTAAATGTAATAACTGTTGGTTTTATCGCAAGAACACTAGGCGTTGAGCAGTTTGGACTTTATTCAGCAATTTTTTCCTTTGTAGGACTTTTTCAATTTTTCAGTGATTTTGGAATTAACAAAACCTTACTTAAGTTTGGTTCTACAGAAATTAAAAATGCTCAAGCTAGTTTTGGGAATGCACTTTTTGTTAAAAGCATTTTAATAGTACCAACAATTTTTTTAGTTATAATTTTTGGACTTATTGCTGGTTATAGAAATAATGAAATAATTATAGTTACTTTTTTTATTATTAGTTTGATTTTTGATAGCTATGGAACTTTGTTTAGTAGCATTAGAAGAATTTTAGGAAGTTTTAAATTAATCTCGTTTTTTAGAGTGTTGAGAACTTGTTTGAATTTAATAATCATTATATGTGCTTTATCAATTAAAAGCTCAGTTTTTTCTCTTGCATTAGCAATTATGATTTTCAGCCTTGTTACTTTTCTTATTTCTTTAATTAATACTGTAATGCTACTGAAACCAAAGTTACAGTTAAATCTATTAAATGAATTTTTTAAAGACTCAGTAATATTTAGTTTTAGTGATTTTTTTCTAGGCATTTATGCAAAAATCAGCACAGTATTATTGTCGTTTTTTAGTGATTTACATTCAGTTGGGATTTATGGTGCTGCAATAAGATTTACAAGAATTGCAAATCTTTTACCAAATCAAGTTAAGTTTGCTCTACTACCAACAATGTACAGGTTATTAGGTAACAATAACAATGATACTTACTCTTCAAATGTAAGAGTTTTTAAGATCTTGTTTAAATACATGACAATTTTTGCAACTCCTCTTGTTATATCAATTTATTTTTTTTCTGATTCAATTATTCATCTTATTTTTGGCAAGAAATACGATCTTGCAATTCCACTTGTTAAGTTGTTTAGTTTATTTATTTATTTACGTTTTGTAGAAACACCTTTTAACTTATTTTATATTGCCATGAACAAGCATAAAAAGATGGTTTATTTTCAAGGCATTACAAGTGGATTAAGTGTAATTTTGAATTTAATTTTAATTCCTAAGTTTTTTATGTATGGAGCAGCTGCAGCAACAATCATAAGCGAAATAGTTTTCGCCTTAATGCTTGTGTTTTCTGGCATTAAATATTCAATATGGGATTTGCAAAATATTTTTGTTTTGTTCTTAAAGCCTTTAACTTCTGGTTTATTGGCTTTGTTTCTTACATTGTTTTTCCTTAGTAAAATTAATATATTTGTTCAAATCATATTTTTATATGTTAGTTATCTGTTGTTTCTTTTTGTTACAAGATTATTTAATAAAGAAGATAAAGATCTTTTCATGAAAATCATTGCTAGAGAGTGATATGATTATTAAAAATGTCAATTGGTACGAAAATAAAAAAATCATCCCGCCTTCCCGAATGGCTCCAGAAGAATGTTTTATTAAGTGAAGAGTCAAGAAAAGTTCATGCTTTAATTCAGGAATTTAACTTAAATACAGTTTGTCAAAGCGCTCGTTGTCCAAATAAAAATGAATGTTTTTCAAGCGGTACAGCAACTTTTATGATTAATGGAAATATTTGTACAAGAGGTTGTACTTTTTGTAGTGTTTTAAAAGGCAAACCTACCATGTTGCCTAATGAAGATGAACCCAAAAATATTGCACTATTAGCTAAAGTGCTTGACTTAAAACACATTGTTATAACTTCAGTAAATAGAGATGATTTACCTGATCAAGGTTCCAGTCAATTTGCAAAAACTATTTATGCAATTCGCGGGATAATCCCTAAAGTAGTAATTGAAGTTTTAACTCCAGACTTTAGAGGTAGCAAAGAATGTATTAAAAGGGTAGTAGACGCTTCTCCAGATATTTATAATCATAATTTAGAAACAGTGCCAAGATTGTATCGGATAGTTAGGCCTGGTGCAATTTATAAAAGATCTCTAGAGTTAATAAACTATGTAAAAGATCTAAATCCAAACATAACTACAAAGTCTGGAATGATGCTTGGTTTAAGTGAAGAAATAAAAGAAGTTATACAAGTAATTGAGGATTTATTTTTATATAAATGTGATTATCTTACTCTTGGACAATATATGCAACCAACACAAGATAGTTGTCCTGTTTTTAGATATCTTAAACCAAGTGAGTTTGAAAACCTAAAAGATATAGCTTTAAAAATTGGTTTTAAAAAAGTATTTAGCGGACCATTAGTTAGAAGTTCTTATCATGCTGAAAAGTTGCATCAACAGTGATGGAAAAGAAACCAAAATATTTGTTAGTTCTTCTCATCATGCTTATTTCTTTTTTAAGCCTGGGGATTTCTGTAAGCAAGTTATCTTTAGATAAAGAAGAGCCAAAAATAAAAGAAGAAGAATCTAAAAATATTAGCGAATCATATTGCACTGCTAAAGTAATAAAAATAATTTCAGACAATGAAGAAGAACTTCCTGGCGGAAACAAACAAAGAGTACAACAATTACTTCTTAAAATTGTTTCAGGAGTTGATAAAAATAAAAAAAGAGTTACAACTAACATCATCCCTGACAATCCTGCTTTCTCAATTTTTGGTGAGGTTGGAAGAAAATATTTAATTACAAAAGTAGAAAACTTAGAAACAGGCAGTGAAGATTATTTCATTATTGATTACTATCGGGAGCATTTTGTCTGGTATTTGTTTAGTGCTTTTTTAGTTGTGCTTATAGTGGTCGGTGGTGTTAAAGGAATTAGAACAATATTTTCGTTAGCTGCAACAATTTTACTTATTGCATTCTTTTTAATCCCTTGTGTAATAAAAGGAATTAATCCTCTTTTAATTGCAGTAATAGTTTCATTTCTTGCAACTGCAGTTACAATGATGCTTGTAGCAGGCATTAATGTAAAATCTTTAGCAAGTAC
This window encodes:
- a CDS encoding branched-chain amino acid transaminase, with amino-acid sequence MANKEGIDLNSIAYFNGKFVPLREANINIMTHAFQYGTGIFEGIRGYWNNEEKRMYIFRMKEHYQRLASNCNLLNLELDKTPDELCKITLELMQKNNPSCDMYIRPNVYKSGIIVGPSLLNKGGLNPTGLSICTMPMGDYVDISKGLHVCVSSWTRVEDNAIPARGKIQGSYVNTALAKTDAILSGFDDAIVLSQDGHVSEGSAMNVFIVRDGKLITTLVSDNILEGITRTTIIELAKNELDLETEIRKIDRTELYISDEAFFCGTGAQVSPITMIDHRPIGDGKPGPISKKLQDIYFNVVRGRNHLYKEWCTAVF
- a CDS encoding PBP1A family penicillin-binding protein — translated: MSRYVLVLTFIFGLVLGSYIALSSVNKFLGLPNVSNITEYEPISSIELYDYRNKFVGFLQGTEDRQVVPLSEISPYLKRAVLAIEDKSFYEHGGVDLVAIVRAFFANLQAGKIVEGGSTITQQLVKNLLIPEKERGRTFTRKIKEILLALELERKVNKDKILELYLNQVYWGNRAYGIQRAAQRYFNKSSTNLTLGESAYLAGLLQAPSQLSSDLKLAKERKNLVLLKMLEFGYINKKQYNLALKEKLNFSSSPGQFELYPYYFSYVLEELKKRFNIEELREKGYKVYTGLDPEAQTKAEKILNEEIKNAPYGVNQYALAAIDVKSGQVRALVGGVGDFWKNQWNRATNPHTIGSAFKPFTYLTAFELGLVDLDTKIKDSKIEIEDGVDMIWAPKNFDEKYWGTITVREAITFSRNLPAVKVAKQIGIERIIETAKACGIESTLEPHLSLSLGSDAITPLEAASSYATFARGGVYIKPILIRSIEDPKKRIIEKNVPVPQRAVSADATAILVSVLEDVVKRGTGTLARLSDRPVAGKTGTSDKSRDVWFIGFTPDLSVAIWGGNDLNKEIHGKGVTGGAIVARVWKRFCEGYYADKDISPGKFPHEPRMKELLVDPLTGLLATPYTFHPIKKRFFPGTEPNEYAPVPLGAKRFRPFARLFYNQIFNNKNKFVEDKETILNNGDEENEENEEKGEIIDETKQEVEPPVPQEEIKDNEEEEKGP
- the rlmB gene encoding 23S rRNA (guanosine(2251)-2'-O)-methyltransferase RlmB → MLHEFEKELVYGRKPVLEMLQQSASTQINKIWLSNGFQDKKFKQLIISFAKDKKIPINFVPESRLNNLTINQNHQGIVLSISPINYLSVETLHRSVSTPKIILIAHEIEDPHNLGAMIRTFVAGGGKGIILTGRKSVGISSTVIKTSAGVLFQANFARATNCINVIKELKEKGFWIVGTDVTKNAESIYKVDLPDQIAILVGNEHEGLSNLIKKNCDFLIRVPTSNKVDSLNVSVAFGILLFEFLRQKNLLTVINPIS
- a CDS encoding sulfotransferase, giving the protein MLEIRKPVIIVGCPRSGTSLLFRILSTSSELWSLYRESNEIWDLYFQLTKKELQDDILSENDLNNKSKNFILNEFHKKSLNNYYLGYFNREFILKNNFFRGLSKLIIPSNLLYKNLLLRKYRLVEKTPKNCYRIPFVNKLFKDCLFIFLKRDGRSNISSLIEGWKIPNKYLRTENLQVSLNIKGYNDTVWKFVLPPGWKNYTNKPLEEVCAFQWISSNKAALEGLQAIENQRKYFISYEELSCNTYEIVKKVCDFIDIPFTKRLRDLSKTPPIVNANSKPDKDKWKKNIDLIKNTYPVIEPMMKELGYRIDYC
- a CDS encoding flippase translates to MKKEPLSKKLTFGIFYLLSSSFATLGLNVITVGFIARTLGVEQFGLYSAIFSFVGLFQFFSDFGINKTLLKFGSTEIKNAQASFGNALFVKSILIVPTIFLVIIFGLIAGYRNNEIIIVTFFIISLIFDSYGTLFSSIRRILGSFKLISFFRVLRTCLNLIIIICALSIKSSVFSLALAIMIFSLVTFLISLINTVMLLKPKLQLNLLNEFFKDSVIFSFSDFFLGIYAKISTVLLSFFSDLHSVGIYGAAIRFTRIANLLPNQVKFALLPTMYRLLGNNNNDTYSSNVRVFKILFKYMTIFATPLVISIYFFSDSIIHLIFGKKYDLAIPLVKLFSLFIYLRFVETPFNLFYIAMNKHKKMVYFQGITSGLSVILNLILIPKFFMYGAAAATIISEIVFALMLVFSGIKYSIWDLQNIFVLFLKPLTSGLLALFLTLFFLSKINIFVQIIFLYVSYLLFLFVTRLFNKEDKDLFMKIIARE
- the lipA gene encoding lipoyl synthase; translation: MSIGTKIKKSSRLPEWLQKNVLLSEESRKVHALIQEFNLNTVCQSARCPNKNECFSSGTATFMINGNICTRGCTFCSVLKGKPTMLPNEDEPKNIALLAKVLDLKHIVITSVNRDDLPDQGSSQFAKTIYAIRGIIPKVVIEVLTPDFRGSKECIKRVVDASPDIYNHNLETVPRLYRIVRPGAIYKRSLELINYVKDLNPNITTKSGMMLGLSEEIKEVIQVIEDLFLYKCDYLTLGQYMQPTQDSCPVFRYLKPSEFENLKDIALKIGFKKVFSGPLVRSSYHAEKLHQQ
- a CDS encoding YibE/F family protein; its protein translation is MMEKKPKYLLVLLIMLISFLSLGISVSKLSLDKEEPKIKEEESKNISESYCTAKVIKIISDNEEELPGGNKQRVQQLLLKIVSGVDKNKKRVTTNIIPDNPAFSIFGEVGRKYLITKVENLETGSEDYFIIDYYREHFVWYLFSAFLVVLIVVGGVKGIRTIFSLAATILLIAFFLIPCVIKGINPLLIAVIVSFLATAVTMMLVAGINVKSLASTLGTVIGVSFSGLIATVVIKTAPLSGLASTEAMILWGNQLYEINFKGLLASGMIISCLGAIMDVAISISSSIYEIKTANPNYTVKKLFTSGMNIGKDIMGTMTNTLVLAYTGMALPLLLLISYEKNPTKFLNLELVVSEITAAIAGSIGLVISVPVTALIMSFLAARASEPAKGRTGD